The proteins below come from a single Saccharophagus degradans 2-40 genomic window:
- the trxA gene encoding thioredoxin has translation MSEHIVEITLENAQAQLIEESFNRPVLIDFWAEWCEPCKSLMPVLEKLANEYAGQFLLAKVNADELNMIASQFGVRSLPTVMVMKDGQPVDGFNGAQPEQTVRELLNKYLPKPWELALGRAKLLMEEEKYGEAIAELTPAYEESMQAAAVLFALVDCYINIKRFEQAEELLDSVKLVDQQDAEYGNLRSQLDIAKQAGKSPEIETLEAALAADPDNIDTKMQLAAQYTHGEYHKDALELLFPLLRKSLNAKDGEVKKQYVDILAVLGKGDPLAVEYQRKLYTLMY, from the coding sequence ATGAGTGAGCATATTGTAGAGATAACCCTAGAAAATGCGCAGGCGCAGCTAATTGAAGAGTCTTTTAACCGCCCAGTGTTGATAGATTTTTGGGCCGAGTGGTGCGAACCGTGTAAATCTTTAATGCCAGTGCTAGAAAAACTGGCCAACGAGTATGCCGGCCAGTTTTTATTGGCAAAAGTAAACGCCGATGAGCTAAACATGATTGCCAGCCAATTTGGTGTGCGAAGCCTGCCAACGGTAATGGTAATGAAAGACGGCCAGCCAGTAGACGGTTTTAACGGTGCGCAGCCAGAGCAGACGGTGCGTGAATTGTTAAACAAATATCTACCCAAGCCCTGGGAGCTGGCACTTGGTCGCGCCAAGTTGTTAATGGAAGAAGAAAAGTACGGTGAGGCAATAGCTGAATTAACACCTGCATACGAAGAATCTATGCAGGCTGCTGCGGTACTTTTTGCCTTGGTTGATTGCTATATCAATATTAAGCGTTTTGAGCAGGCCGAAGAACTGCTGGACTCGGTGAAGCTGGTAGATCAGCAAGATGCTGAATACGGCAACCTGCGTTCGCAGCTCGATATTGCCAAACAGGCTGGTAAGTCGCCAGAAATCGAAACCCTCGAGGCGGCACTGGCTGCCGACCCAGATAATATAGATACAAAAATGCAATTAGCCGCCCAGTATACTCATGGCGAATACCATAAAGATGCGCTTGAGTTACTGTTTCCGCTGTTGCGTAAAAGCCTTAATGCAAAAGATGGCGAAGTGAAAAAACAGTATGTCGATATATTAGCTGTGTTAGGCAAAGGCGACCCTTTGGCGGTTGAATATCAGCGCAAGCTTTACACGTTGATGTATTAA
- a CDS encoding YcgL domain-containing protein: MKLIVDIYRSAKKEGMYLYVPRNKALDELPEPLMKQFGRADHSMVLVLTPEKKLARASVEKVIESIENQGFYLQMPPPPESYMNEIPNDKMPR; the protein is encoded by the coding sequence ATGAAGTTGATAGTTGATATTTACCGCAGCGCTAAAAAAGAAGGCATGTATTTGTATGTGCCTAGAAATAAAGCGCTAGATGAGTTGCCCGAGCCGCTAATGAAGCAATTTGGCCGCGCCGATCATTCTATGGTGCTGGTGTTAACGCCAGAGAAAAAGCTTGCGCGTGCAAGTGTAGAAAAAGTTATCGAGTCTATAGAAAACCAAGGGTTCTATTTGCAAATGCCTCCGCCGCCAGAGAGCTATATGAACGAAATCCCCAACGATAAAATGCCGCGCTAA
- a CDS encoding YcgN family cysteine cluster protein yields the protein MAFWQEKTLAEMTPAEWESLCDGCGKCCLHKLEDEDTGEVFYTYVACKLLDTQTARCTDYPNRVAKVPECLCLKPSDVASFHWLPETCAYRLLSEGQPLAAWHPLVSGDPASVKAANVSVAGKVVAEHKVHPDDYEDCIVHWV from the coding sequence ATGGCATTTTGGCAAGAAAAAACCTTAGCAGAAATGACGCCCGCCGAGTGGGAGTCGCTTTGTGATGGCTGCGGAAAATGCTGCTTGCATAAGCTGGAAGATGAAGATACCGGCGAGGTTTTTTATACCTATGTTGCGTGCAAGTTACTCGACACTCAAACCGCGCGCTGCACCGATTACCCCAACCGTGTTGCCAAGGTGCCAGAATGCTTGTGTTTAAAGCCTAGCGATGTCGCCAGTTTTCATTGGTTGCCAGAAACCTGCGCCTACCGGTTGTTATCGGAAGGGCAACCGTTGGCCGCTTGGCACCCATTGGTAAGTGGAGACCCTGCATCGGTAAAGGCTGCCAATGTATCGGTAGCGGGTAAAGTGGTTGCCGAGCACAAAGTGCACCCCGATGATTATGAAGATTGCATAGTCCACTGGGTTTAA
- a CDS encoding phosphoglycerate dehydrogenase: MYQIRTYNKISDKGLSRFSKDQYNVGEDVGQPDAVILRSQKLHNEPLPESVLGVARAGAGVNNVPVEEYTKKGIVVFNTPGANANAVKELVLAGMLLGSRGILQGKDYVNTLGDMTDAGEMSKLLEAEKKRFAGSELAGKKLGIIGLGAIGSMVANAALALDMEVLGFDPALSVEAAWRLSSNVRRMESVQALLSQVDYVSLHVPAIEATRNLINAETLSVMKPNAVILNFAREAIVDASAVVEALNAGKLGQYICDFPEPCLIGHDKVVALPHIGASTAEAEENCAVMAANQLMDFLENGNIVNSVNFPHTVMARGEGGCRITFTNENVSGVLGNVLSVFAANNVNVIDMVNKSRNDVAYNILDLAEKPSEDVIAALKAVEHVISLRVI, encoded by the coding sequence ATGTATCAAATTCGCACATACAACAAAATTTCCGATAAGGGCTTAAGCCGCTTTAGCAAAGACCAATACAACGTAGGCGAAGATGTTGGCCAACCAGACGCTGTAATTTTACGCAGCCAAAAGCTTCACAATGAGCCGTTACCAGAGTCTGTTTTAGGCGTGGCTCGAGCAGGGGCTGGCGTAAACAATGTACCGGTAGAGGAATACACCAAAAAGGGTATTGTTGTTTTTAACACCCCTGGTGCAAATGCTAACGCGGTAAAAGAGTTGGTGTTGGCTGGTATGTTGTTGGGTTCGCGCGGCATTCTGCAGGGCAAAGACTACGTAAATACTCTTGGCGATATGACCGATGCGGGTGAAATGTCTAAATTGTTAGAAGCTGAGAAAAAGCGTTTTGCCGGTAGCGAATTAGCAGGTAAAAAATTAGGCATTATAGGTTTGGGCGCCATTGGCTCTATGGTGGCGAACGCCGCTCTTGCACTAGATATGGAAGTGCTAGGTTTCGACCCTGCGTTATCGGTAGAGGCAGCATGGCGTTTATCTAGCAATGTACGCCGCATGGAAAGCGTGCAGGCGTTGTTATCTCAAGTGGACTACGTTTCATTGCATGTGCCAGCTATAGAGGCAACACGCAATTTAATTAACGCAGAAACGCTAAGTGTTATGAAGCCAAACGCGGTTATTTTGAACTTTGCACGCGAAGCCATTGTGGATGCATCTGCTGTTGTAGAAGCCCTAAATGCAGGCAAGCTTGGCCAGTATATTTGCGACTTCCCAGAGCCTTGCTTGATTGGTCACGACAAAGTGGTTGCTTTGCCGCACATTGGCGCCAGTACCGCAGAAGCTGAAGAAAACTGCGCTGTTATGGCTGCCAACCAGTTGATGGACTTTTTAGAGAATGGCAACATTGTTAACTCTGTAAACTTCCCGCACACCGTTATGGCGCGTGGCGAAGGTGGTTGCCGTATTACCTTTACCAACGAAAACGTGTCGGGTGTATTAGGTAATGTGCTTTCTGTGTTTGCTGCCAATAATGTGAACGTTATCGATATGGTAAATAAAAGCCGTAACGACGTGGCGTACAATATTTTGGACTTGGCAGAAAAGCCAAGCGAAGACGTAATTGCAGCCTTAAAGGCCGTTGAGCACGTTATTTCTTTGCGTGTTATTTAA
- a CDS encoding phosphoserine transaminase, whose translation MQPQSKPNNPNFSSGPCSKRPGYDVSALQLDTLGRSHRSSLGKEVLARACSLTAELLGLPEGYRVGIVPGSDTGAVEMAMWSMLGQRGVDVLAWESFGSGWVTDIIKQLKLDNVRVMEADYGLLPNLAEVNFANDVVFTWNGTTSGVKVPNGDWIADDREGLTICDATSAVFAMDLPWEKLDVVTYSWQKVLGGEGAHGMLILSPRAVERLESYTPSWPMPKLFRMTKGGKLVEGIFRGETINTPSMLAVADYVDALEWVQSIGGVSEAIKRSEANLAVIEKFVAENDWINFLAASKETLSNTSVCLTLKADADQVKAFVKLLDKEGVAYDIGAYRDAPAGIRIWCGATVESADLEALMPWMTWAYQQVTA comes from the coding sequence ATGCAGCCGCAAAGCAAGCCCAACAACCCTAATTTTTCTTCTGGCCCATGCAGCAAGCGCCCAGGTTACGATGTAAGTGCGCTTCAGCTAGATACCTTAGGCCGTTCGCACCGCTCTAGTTTAGGTAAAGAAGTGCTAGCCCGTGCCTGTAGCTTGACTGCCGAGCTTTTGGGTTTACCCGAAGGTTACCGCGTAGGTATTGTGCCAGGCTCCGATACTGGCGCTGTGGAAATGGCTATGTGGTCTATGCTCGGCCAGCGCGGTGTAGATGTACTTGCGTGGGAATCCTTTGGTAGCGGTTGGGTTACCGATATTATAAAACAGTTAAAGTTGGATAATGTACGCGTTATGGAAGCCGATTATGGCTTACTTCCAAACTTGGCGGAGGTTAACTTCGCTAACGATGTGGTGTTCACTTGGAACGGCACAACCTCTGGCGTAAAAGTACCAAATGGCGACTGGATAGCTGACGATCGCGAAGGCCTAACTATTTGCGATGCCACATCAGCCGTTTTCGCTATGGATTTACCATGGGAAAAGCTCGATGTTGTAACCTATAGCTGGCAGAAAGTGTTGGGTGGTGAAGGCGCGCACGGCATGTTAATTCTTAGTCCACGTGCAGTTGAGCGTTTAGAAAGTTATACCCCTTCTTGGCCTATGCCAAAACTATTCCGCATGACTAAAGGCGGCAAGTTAGTAGAAGGTATCTTCCGCGGTGAAACCATTAACACCCCATCCATGTTGGCTGTTGCCGATTACGTTGATGCCCTAGAGTGGGTGCAAAGTATTGGCGGTGTAAGCGAAGCCATCAAGCGTTCTGAAGCTAACTTAGCGGTTATAGAGAAGTTTGTGGCAGAAAACGACTGGATCAACTTCTTGGCAGCCTCTAAAGAAACGCTATCTAATACCAGCGTATGCCTAACCTTAAAGGCCGATGCCGACCAGGTTAAAGCATTCGTTAAATTGCTAGATAAAGAAGGCGTTGCATACGATATTGGCGCATACCGCGATGCTCCGGCAGGTATCCGTATTTGGTGTGGTGCGACAGTTGAGTCTGCAGATTTAGAAGCATTAATGCCTTGGATGACGTGGGCATACCAACAGGTAACTGCGTAG
- a CDS encoding YbaB/EbfC family nucleoid-associated protein, giving the protein MIGLGDMMKQAQEMQEKMARMQEDMANIESEGQAGAGLVKVVMTGRHDVRKVTIDPSVLEEDKEMLEDLIAAAVNDAVRKTEEATKQKMSEITGGLQMPPGFKMPF; this is encoded by the coding sequence ATGATTGGTCTTGGCGATATGATGAAACAAGCCCAGGAAATGCAAGAAAAAATGGCCCGTATGCAAGAAGATATGGCCAATATTGAATCCGAAGGGCAGGCGGGCGCTGGTTTGGTGAAAGTTGTAATGACTGGCCGCCACGATGTAAGAAAAGTAACTATCGACCCCAGTGTTTTAGAAGAAGACAAAGAAATGCTGGAAGATTTAATAGCTGCGGCGGTAAACGATGCCGTACGTAAAACCGAAGAAGCTACCAAGCAAAAAATGAGCGAAATTACCGGCGGCTTGCAAATGCCTCCCGGTTTTAAAATGCCATTCTAA
- the rnd gene encoding ribonuclease D, translated as MADDLVKQPIHWISTVEELEECCERWQSKKLLAVDTEFMRSQTYYPIAGLIQVNDGEANYLLDPTTIDDFSPFAEILVDDDIIKAIHSCSEDLEVFYHSFGFLPQRLFDTQIAGAFVNLGYSMGFARMVQGVLGVELPKTETRSDWLQRPLSVAQKHYAALDVEYLYLLAGKLLTELKAKERLDWVFGEGKTIVKNFSDNLDPKLSYLRVKNAWKLNAKQLAIFQNLCEWRELTAQKRDKPRNRIVKENTLFAMALKRPKHISQLRNYEGMSDRVIRTDGEYLLRLIERADKIEASDLPELLPKPLTSAENKRVKALRAEVQKVADEIGIASEILARKKEYDYIVRDYLARGEWSYPEGFPQWRQALLTDLINETIKVEPADEVDS; from the coding sequence TTGGCGGACGATTTAGTAAAACAGCCCATTCACTGGATAAGTACCGTCGAAGAATTGGAAGAGTGCTGCGAGCGCTGGCAAAGTAAAAAGTTACTTGCTGTAGATACCGAATTTATGCGCAGCCAAACCTATTACCCTATTGCGGGGTTAATTCAGGTTAACGATGGCGAAGCTAATTATCTGTTAGACCCAACCACCATCGATGATTTCTCGCCGTTTGCAGAGATTTTGGTCGACGACGATATTATTAAAGCCATTCACTCATGCTCAGAAGATCTTGAAGTGTTTTATCACTCTTTTGGTTTTTTACCGCAGCGTCTGTTTGATACGCAAATAGCCGGAGCTTTTGTTAATTTAGGCTATTCCATGGGTTTTGCGCGCATGGTGCAAGGTGTCTTGGGGGTGGAGCTACCCAAAACAGAAACGCGTTCTGATTGGCTGCAGCGCCCTTTAAGTGTTGCGCAAAAACACTACGCTGCATTAGATGTAGAATATTTGTATTTATTGGCCGGTAAACTACTCACAGAACTAAAGGCCAAAGAGCGTTTAGATTGGGTATTTGGTGAAGGCAAAACTATAGTTAAAAACTTTAGCGATAACCTCGACCCTAAGTTGAGTTACTTACGCGTTAAAAATGCATGGAAGTTAAACGCCAAGCAGTTAGCTATATTTCAAAACTTGTGTGAATGGCGCGAGCTAACCGCACAAAAGCGCGATAAACCGCGCAATAGAATTGTTAAAGAAAATACGCTTTTTGCCATGGCTCTAAAACGCCCTAAGCATATATCGCAATTGCGTAATTACGAAGGTATGAGCGATCGGGTTATTCGCACCGATGGTGAATATTTACTGCGCCTTATTGAGCGCGCAGACAAAATAGAAGCATCAGATTTACCCGAGTTGCTACCCAAGCCTCTTACTTCTGCAGAAAATAAGCGCGTTAAAGCGTTGCGTGCAGAAGTACAAAAAGTAGCAGATGAAATTGGTATTGCCTCAGAAATACTGGCCCGTAAAAAAGAATACGACTATATAGTGCGGGATTACTTGGCCAGAGGCGAGTGGAGCTACCCTGAAGGCTTTCCCCAATGGCGTCAAGCACTGCTAACCGATTTAATAAACGAAACCATTAAAGTTGAACCCGCAGATGAAGTTGATAGTTGA
- a CDS encoding ExeA family protein: protein MGLCYTVAHAEGISKVVGEVGTGKTMLSRMLPLKVEEHIDWVYLPHPNLSPSEVLVAIARELGLEVDDGADKSLLTTRLHQALISRHAKGRRVVVLIDEVQAMSIETLEEIRLLSNLETDEHKLLQIVMFGQPEIDKKLAMPEIRQLRERIVHHFYLSPFTERDVQEYLNFRMRASGYKGPDIFTQGVAKAIMAYSQGLVRRVNIIADKTLLAAYVNNRYELKVEDVKAAAVEGRFKAVPLWQRVKSLVSKRDYALVVLIGIASGSTGLNVEGLL from the coding sequence TTGGGCTTATGTTACACCGTGGCGCATGCCGAGGGCATTAGCAAGGTGGTAGGCGAAGTAGGTACGGGTAAAACTATGCTTAGCCGCATGTTGCCATTAAAAGTTGAAGAGCACATAGATTGGGTATATTTGCCGCACCCTAACTTGTCGCCTAGTGAAGTGTTAGTCGCTATAGCGCGCGAGTTGGGTTTGGAGGTGGACGATGGTGCAGACAAGTCGCTGCTAACTACTCGGCTACACCAAGCCTTAATCTCCCGTCATGCCAAAGGGCGTCGTGTGGTGGTGCTTATTGATGAGGTACAGGCAATGAGTATCGAAACCTTGGAGGAAATTAGACTTTTAAGCAATCTAGAAACGGATGAGCACAAGCTATTACAGATAGTAATGTTTGGGCAGCCAGAAATAGATAAAAAACTGGCTATGCCAGAAATTCGCCAATTGCGAGAGCGAATAGTGCACCATTTCTACCTTTCCCCCTTTACCGAACGAGACGTTCAGGAGTACTTGAATTTCCGGATGCGAGCATCTGGATATAAGGGACCAGATATTTTTACGCAGGGTGTTGCAAAAGCCATTATGGCTTATAGCCAAGGGCTAGTTCGGCGAGTAAATATTATTGCCGACAAGACACTGCTAGCCGCATACGTTAACAATCGCTACGAGCTTAAAGTGGAAGACGTAAAAGCAGCTGCGGTTGAGGGCCGTTTTAAAGCAGTACCTCTTTGGCAAAGAGTTAAATCGCTTGTAAGTAAGCGAGATTATGCTTTGGTGGTGTTAATTGGAATAGCGTCTGGCTCCACAGGATTAAACGTGGAGGGCTTGCTATGA
- a CDS encoding SlyX family protein, with amino-acid sequence MNDDIVEDLQTRLAYQEDTLNKLNDLVVLQTRELADVKKQLALVYKKMSDMSYQLESQQDGGVDNEVPPHY; translated from the coding sequence ATGAACGACGACATAGTTGAAGATTTACAAACACGGTTGGCATACCAAGAAGATACCTTAAACAAACTAAATGACCTGGTAGTGCTTCAAACCCGCGAATTGGCAGATGTAAAAAAGCAGCTCGCCTTGGTATATAAGAAAATGAGCGATATGAGCTACCAGCTGGAATCGCAACAGGATGGCGGCGTAGATAACGAGGTGCCGCCCCATTATTAA
- the dnaX gene encoding DNA polymerase III subunit gamma/tau: protein MSYQVLARKWRPRTFREMIGQEHVLRALINALDHGRLHHAYLFTGTRGVGKTSIARILAKCLNCETGVSSEPCGECSACVEISEGRFVDLIEVDAASRTKVEDTRELLDNVQYAPTRGRYKIYLIDEVHMLSNHSFNALLKTLEEPPEHVKFLLATTDPQKLPVTILSRCLQFNLKNMSPERIVGHLSHILEKEVIPFEESALWQLARSADGSMRDALSLTDQSISFGGGKVSEDEVASMLGTIDHKLVQNLVGALIAGDGSQILTSVAKFAEHAPDFDVALADLITLLHRIAIAQALPDALDNSYGDRTQILEFASKLAPEDVQLFYQTALIGRRDLSLSPDPRSGFEMTLLRMLAFKPQGVADVPTQRLQAQPASAPASSSDVASVAAPAAPTAQAAPQPSSNVEPAPAQAAPEQTEPSPPAQTSPPQQNVAPNTVEDNSPPADYYDNMPPYEEAQEPVKKPQAEPQQAQAEVPASEPAPLGPMHTVVTAAESTQAVAEPEVNTSAPAKTPADALREQVKAIVGKEGISAPPKPAQQLKNTPAAPINAAPVVTTPISLEELTPSHWVSVYNQLNVKGILQSTAANTVLIGREDNHLDFALDEQKSSLFDPSHSDRLSALLSDYFGVPIKAAIHLQNLPGDLETPAAYAIRIDQEKRVAAIQNMYDDPVVQTLQQQFNATLVEETVTYQ, encoded by the coding sequence ATGAGCTATCAGGTACTTGCCCGTAAGTGGCGCCCGCGCACTTTCCGCGAAATGATTGGCCAAGAGCACGTTTTACGCGCGCTTATTAACGCCCTCGATCACGGACGTCTGCATCACGCTTACCTGTTTACCGGCACGCGCGGCGTGGGCAAAACCTCCATAGCACGTATTCTAGCTAAGTGTTTGAATTGCGAAACTGGGGTTAGTTCCGAGCCATGTGGTGAATGCAGTGCCTGTGTGGAAATCAGTGAGGGCCGCTTTGTCGACCTTATCGAGGTGGATGCGGCATCGCGCACCAAAGTAGAAGATACGCGCGAGCTGCTCGACAACGTGCAATATGCACCCACGCGCGGCCGCTACAAAATATACCTCATCGATGAGGTGCACATGCTCTCTAACCACAGTTTTAACGCTTTGCTTAAAACCTTAGAGGAGCCGCCAGAGCATGTGAAGTTTCTACTGGCAACCACAGACCCGCAAAAACTGCCGGTAACTATATTATCTCGATGTTTACAGTTTAATCTCAAAAATATGAGCCCCGAGCGCATAGTGGGCCATTTGTCGCATATTTTAGAAAAAGAAGTTATCCCCTTTGAGGAGTCTGCCCTGTGGCAGTTGGCGCGCTCGGCAGATGGCAGTATGCGCGATGCACTAAGCTTAACCGACCAAAGTATTTCGTTTGGCGGTGGCAAGGTTAGCGAAGACGAAGTCGCTTCCATGCTTGGCACCATTGACCACAAACTAGTGCAAAACCTTGTGGGCGCGTTAATAGCCGGGGATGGCAGCCAAATTTTAACGTCGGTTGCTAAATTTGCCGAACACGCCCCAGACTTCGATGTAGCTCTGGCCGACCTCATAACACTGCTGCACCGCATTGCTATTGCGCAAGCGCTACCCGATGCGCTAGATAACAGCTACGGCGATCGCACCCAAATATTGGAGTTTGCGAGTAAGCTTGCCCCTGAAGATGTGCAGCTGTTTTATCAAACGGCCCTTATTGGCCGGCGTGATTTGTCACTGTCGCCCGACCCGCGCAGCGGCTTTGAAATGACTTTGCTGCGAATGCTGGCATTTAAGCCACAAGGTGTGGCCGATGTGCCTACTCAGCGCCTACAGGCACAGCCCGCCAGTGCGCCGGCTAGTAGTTCTGACGTTGCTTCTGTTGCAGCTCCTGCGGCTCCGACTGCTCAAGCAGCACCGCAGCCCTCGTCTAATGTTGAGCCTGCACCTGCTCAAGCGGCCCCCGAGCAGACTGAGCCCAGCCCGCCAGCGCAGACGTCTCCGCCACAGCAAAACGTTGCGCCAAACACGGTGGAAGACAATTCGCCACCCGCAGATTACTACGACAATATGCCGCCTTACGAGGAGGCCCAAGAGCCTGTAAAAAAGCCCCAAGCTGAGCCTCAACAGGCTCAGGCAGAGGTGCCCGCAAGTGAGCCCGCGCCGTTAGGGCCAATGCATACTGTGGTAACCGCTGCAGAGTCAACCCAAGCCGTTGCCGAGCCGGAAGTAAATACTTCGGCCCCTGCTAAAACGCCGGCGGATGCTCTGCGTGAGCAGGTAAAAGCCATTGTGGGCAAGGAGGGCATAAGTGCCCCGCCAAAACCTGCACAGCAATTGAAAAATACCCCCGCCGCGCCCATAAATGCAGCGCCGGTAGTGACTACGCCAATAAGCTTAGAAGAGCTAACCCCATCGCATTGGGTAAGTGTATACAACCAGCTAAATGTTAAGGGTATTTTGCAAAGTACTGCTGCAAACACTGTGCTAATTGGGCGTGAAGATAATCATTTAGATTTCGCGTTAGACGAGCAAAAAAGTAGCCTCTTCGACCCGAGCCACAGCGATAGGTTATCTGCGCTATTAAGCGATTATTTTGGTGTGCCTATCAAAGCAGCTATCCACCTGCAAAACTTGCCGGGTGATTTAGAAACACCAGCGGCTTACGCCATACGTATAGATCAAGAAAAACGCGTGGCAGCCATACAAAATATGTACGATGACCCTGTAGTGCAAACACTACAGCAACAATTTAATGCAACACTCGTTGAAGAAACTGTTACCTACCAATAG
- the recR gene encoding recombination mediator RecR has translation MFSPLIDQLINSLRHLPGVGPKSAQRMALHLLERDREGAQNLSEVLAKAVEHVHRCQQCRTLTEQALCNICSNARRNRKELCIVETPADVIAIETSAVFSGYYFVLLGRLSPIDGIGPKEIGMDVLASRFAEGEIEEVIIATNPTIEGEATAHYISERAKAQGIKVSRIAHGIPIGGELEYVDGGTLAHAISRRQEI, from the coding sequence ATGTTTAGTCCGCTTATAGATCAACTTATCAACTCGCTTCGACACTTGCCTGGCGTGGGGCCAAAATCGGCACAGCGCATGGCGCTCCATTTGCTCGAGCGCGACCGAGAAGGGGCACAAAACCTGTCGGAAGTTTTAGCGAAAGCGGTGGAGCACGTACACCGCTGCCAGCAGTGCCGCACTTTAACAGAGCAAGCGCTGTGTAATATTTGTAGCAACGCACGTCGCAATCGTAAAGAGCTGTGCATAGTAGAAACCCCCGCAGATGTAATCGCCATAGAAACATCGGCGGTGTTCTCTGGTTATTATTTTGTCTTGCTGGGTCGGTTATCACCTATCGACGGCATAGGCCCCAAAGAAATAGGTATGGATGTATTGGCTTCCCGTTTTGCCGAAGGTGAAATAGAAGAAGTGATTATTGCAACCAACCCAACTATTGAAGGCGAAGCAACCGCGCACTACATTTCGGAGCGGGCCAAAGCGCAAGGTATAAAAGTGTCGCGTATCGCACACGGCATACCAATAGGTGGCGAATTAGAATATGTAGATGGCGGCACCTTAGCGCACGCTATTAGTCGCAGACAGGAGATATAA
- a CDS encoding Gfo/Idh/MocA family protein, producing the protein MKTLTAPIRWGIIGCGDVTEVKSGPAFYKTKHSQLAAVMRRDTAKAHDYAKRHGVATVHASAEALIHDPNIDAIYIATPPASHLQYALEVAVAGKPCCVEKPMALNNKQCETMVEAFNEAQLPLFVAYYRRTLPRFLKVKQWLDEQAIGDVRHISWNFRKPPSDTDKAKQTNWRTQPDQAGGGYFVDLASHGLDLFDFLLGPIHKVNGFAANQQQLYQAEDAVTAAWQFKSGVTGSGYWNFGARTRLDEVEIIGSAGEIRFAIFEDKPVTLMNEQGETTETLAHPEHIQTYHVQAMNEHLLGTSTHPSLGESAARANWVMDKILSGK; encoded by the coding sequence ATGAAAACCCTAACCGCACCTATCCGCTGGGGCATTATTGGCTGCGGCGACGTAACCGAAGTAAAAAGCGGCCCAGCCTTTTATAAAACCAAGCACTCTCAACTTGCCGCGGTAATGCGTAGAGATACCGCCAAAGCGCACGATTACGCCAAACGCCACGGTGTAGCAACGGTGCACGCCAGCGCTGAAGCGCTTATTCACGACCCCAACATTGATGCTATTTATATTGCGACACCACCGGCTAGCCACCTGCAATATGCGCTAGAAGTAGCTGTTGCGGGCAAACCCTGCTGCGTAGAAAAGCCTATGGCACTTAACAACAAACAGTGCGAAACCATGGTAGAAGCCTTTAATGAAGCGCAACTACCACTGTTTGTAGCCTACTACCGCCGCACCCTACCGCGCTTTTTAAAAGTTAAGCAGTGGCTAGATGAACAAGCTATTGGCGATGTGCGCCACATTAGCTGGAATTTTCGCAAACCACCTTCCGATACCGACAAAGCGAAACAAACAAATTGGCGCACCCAGCCCGATCAAGCGGGCGGCGGCTACTTTGTCGACTTAGCTAGCCACGGCTTGGACCTATTCGACTTTTTGCTCGGCCCAATTCACAAAGTGAATGGCTTTGCCGCCAACCAACAACAGCTTTATCAAGCGGAAGACGCCGTAACAGCTGCTTGGCAATTTAAAAGCGGCGTAACAGGCAGCGGTTACTGGAACTTTGGCGCCCGCACCCGTTTAGACGAGGTGGAAATAATTGGCAGCGCAGGCGAAATACGCTTTGCAATATTTGAAGACAAACCCGTAACACTAATGAATGAACAAGGGGAAACAACGGAAACCCTAGCGCACCCAGAACACATACAAACCTATCATGTGCAAGCTATGAACGAACATTTACTGGGTACAAGCACACATCCATCCCTTGGCGAATCTGCTGCGCGAGCCAATTGGGTAATGGATAAAATTTTGAGTGGAAAATAG